In the Symphalangus syndactylus isolate Jambi chromosome Y, NHGRI_mSymSyn1-v2.1_pri, whole genome shotgun sequence genome, one interval contains:
- the LOC129476663 gene encoding LOW QUALITY PROTEIN: basic proline-rich protein-like (The sequence of the model RefSeq protein was modified relative to this genomic sequence to represent the inferred CDS: deleted 2 bases in 1 codon) has translation PPPPPPPPPPPPPPPPPLPPPLPPPLPPPLPPPSPPPLPPPLPPPLPPPLPPPLPPPSPPPLPPPSPPPPPPPPPPPPPPPPPPPPPPLPPPLPPPLPPPLPPPSPPPLPPPLPPPSPPPLPPPLPPPLPPPLPPPPPPPLPPPSPPPLPPPLPPPLPPPLPPPPPPPLPPPLPPPSPPPLPPPLPPPPPPPLPPPLPPPLSLPPPSPPPLPPPPSPPPLPPPLPPPLPPPLPPPLSLPPPSPPPLPPPPPPPPPPPPPPPPPPPPPPPPLPPPLPPPLPPPLPPPSPPPLPPPLPPPLPPPLPPPLPPPPPPPLPPPSPPPLPPPLPPPLPPPLPPPLPPPPPPPLPPPLPPPSPPPLPPPLPPPPPPPLPPPLPPPLSLPPPSPPPLPPPLSLPPHSPPPLPPPPLPPPPPPPPPPLPPPPPPPLPPPPPPPSPPPLPPPPSPPPLPPPPPPPSPPPLPPPPPPPPPPPSPPPLPPPPSPPDDGFLTVTSSASQRPEAIEDLGGN, from the exons cctccccctcctcctccccctcctcctccccctcctcctccccctcctcctctccctcctcctctccctcctccgctccctcctcctctccctcctccttcccctcctcctctccctcctcctctccctcctccgctCCCTCCTccgctccctcctcctctccctcctccttcccctcctcctctccctcctccttcccctccacc ccctcctcctccccctcctcctccccctcctcctccccctcctcctccccctcctcctctccctcctcctctccctcctccgctccctcctcctctccctcctccttcccctcctcctctccctcctcctctccctcctccttcccctcctcctctccctcctcctctccctcctccgctccctcctcctctccctcctcctccccctcctcctctccctcctccttcccctcctcctctccctcctcctctccctcctccgctccctcctcctctccctcctcctccccctcctcctctccctcctcctctccctcctccttcccctcctcctctccctcctcctctccctcctcctccccctcctcctctccctcctcctctccctcctcctctctctcttcctcctccttcccctcctcctctccctcctcctccttcccctcctcctctccctcctcctctccctcctccgctccctcctcctctccctcctcctctctctcttcctcctccttcccctcctcctctccctcctcctcctccccctcctcctccccctcctcctccccctcctcctccccctcctcctccccctcctcctctccctcctcctctccctcctccgctccctcctcctctccctcctccttcccctcctcctctccctcctcctctccctcctccgctccctcctcctctccctcctcctctccctcctcctccccctcctcctctccctcctccttcccctcctcctctccctcctcctctccctcctccgctccctcctcctctccctcctcctctccctcctcctccccctcctcctctccctcctcctctccctcctccttcccctcctcctctccctcctcctctccctcctcctccccctcctcctctccctcctcctctccctcctcctctctctcttcctcctccttcccctcctcctctccctcctcctctctctcttcctcctcattcccctcctcctctccctcctcctcctctccctcctcctccccctcctcct cctcctcctctccctcctcctccccctcctcctctccctcctcctccccctcctccttcccctcctcctctccctcctcctccttcccctcctcctctccctcctcctccccctcctccttcccctcctcctctccctcctcctccccctcctcctccccctcctccttcccctcctcctctccctcctcctccttcccctcct GATGACGGCTTCCTCACTGTAACATCATCTGCCAGCCAGAGGCCTGAAGCCATCGAGGATCTGGGTGGAAATTAG